TGCCCAAGGTCGAGGCGACGGGCGCGGACGGCATCGAACTCAATTTCGGCTGCCCGCACGGCATGCCGGAGCGGGGCATGGGCGCGGCCGTGGGCCAGGTTCCCGAGTATGTGCAGATGGTCACCGCCTGGTGCAAGAAGCACAGCAAGCTACCCGTCATCGTCAAGCTCACGCCGAACATCACGGACGTGCGCATGCCGGCGCGCGCGGCCAAGGCGGGCGGCGCGGACGCCGTCTCGCTGATCAACACCATCAATTCGATTACCTCGCTGGACCTGGACCGCATGGTGGCCTTGCCCATCGTGGGCGGCGCCAGCACGCACGGCGGTTATTGCGGCGCGGCCGTCAAACCGATCGCCCTGAACATGGTGGCGGAAATCGCCCGCGATCCGCAGACGCGCGGCTTGCCCATTTCCGGCATCGGCGGCATCGGCAACTGGCGCGACGCGGCCGAATTCCTCGCCCTGGGCGCCGGCTGCGTGCAAGTGTGCACGGCCGCCATGCTGCATGGTTTTCGCATCGTCGAGGAGATGAAGGATGGCTTGTCGCGCTGGATGGATGAAAAGGGCTATGAACGCATCAGCGACTTTTCCGGCAAGGCCGTGGCCAACACGACTGACTGGAAATACCTGGACATGAATTACCAGGTCATCGCGCAGATCAACCAGGACGACTGCATCAAGTGCGGCAAGTGCTATGTGGCTTGCGAAGACACCTCGCACCAGTCGATTGCGCAACTGATCGACGCCGCCGGCACGCGCACGTATGAGGTGATCAAGGACGAATGCGTGGGTTGCAATCTGTGCGAAATCACCTGTCCGGTGCAGGGCTGCATCACGATGGTGCCGCAGGCCACGGGCAAGCCATACATGAACTGGACGCAGGATCCCAGGAATCCACGGACACTGGCGGAAACGGCGTAGGGCACGTTTTTTGCGTACGTTTATTTTATAAACTGTTAGCTGTCTTTGCAGTAAGCTAGACTGCCGCAGTTTACACAATGCCGTATCCCTGGCGTCATTCAAGATGCCGGCGGCCTAACCGATGGAGAATACCTGTGAACCACGACTATTCAGGCAATACGCAGCTGTGGAATGAAGATCTTGCGCCCACCACGGCAGCGCAGCGCACCTGGCGCTGGTATCACTTTGCCGCGCTGTGGGTGGGCATGGTGATGTGCATTCCTGCCTACACCCTGTCGGCCAGCCTGATCGACAGCGGCATGTCCGGTTACCAGGCCGTGCTCACGGTATTTCTCGCCAACGCCATCGTGCTCCTGCCCATGCTGCTGATCGGCCATGCGGGCACCAAGTACGGCATCCCGTATGCCGTGCTGGCGCGCGCCTCGTTTGGCACCATGGGCGCGCGCGTGCCGGCGCTGATGCGCGCCATCGTCGCCTGCGGCTGGTACGGCATCCAGACCTGGTTCGGCGGCCAGATGATCTACACGCTGATGGGCGTCTTGATGGGGCATGAACTGGGCGGCGATAAGATCGCGGGCCTGGGCATCAACGCCAGCCAGTTGCTGTGCTTCCTGGCTTTCTGGGCCATCCAGTTCTATTACATCCTGCACGGCATGGAGTCGATCCGCAAGCTCGAAACCTATACGGCGCCCTTGAAAATCCTCATCTGCTTCGTGCTGCTGTACTGGGTGCACAGCAAGGCCGGCGGCGTGGGCGCGCTGCTGGACCAGCCATCGCAGTTCATCCCGGGCGGCAAAAAGGCGGGCCAGTTCTGGAGCGTCTTCTGGCCATCGCTGACGGCCATGGTGGGTTTCTGGGCCACCCTGGCATTGAACATTCCCGACTTCACGCGCTTCGCCAAGACGCAGCGCGACCAGGTGATTGGCCAGTCCGTCGGCTTGCCCGTGCCCATGGGATTGCTGGCCATGCTGGCCGTGATCGTCACTGCCGGCTCCGTGGTCATGTACGGCAAGGCCATCTGGGACCCCGTCGACCTGGCCAGCCGCATGACGGGCGCCGCCGTGCTGGTCGCCCTGATCATCCTGCTGATCGACACGGTCAGCGTCAACCTGGCGGCCAACCTGGTGGGCCCGGCATACGACTTTTCCTCGCTGGCGCCGAAGCAGATTTCGTACAAGATGGGCGGCTACATCACGGCCTTCATCGCCATCGTCATGATGCCGTGGAAGGTGCTCGAATCGACGCAGGGCTACATCTTCACGTGGCTGATCGGCTACTCGGCCCTGCTGGGCCCCATCGCAGGCATCCTCATCGTCGACTATTATTTTGTGCGCAAGACGCAGCTCGACGTCAAACAGCTGTACCGCGATGACGGCGTCTACTCGTATGGCAATGGCTGGAACATGGCGGCGCTGATCGCCTTTGTCATCGCCGTGCTGCCGAATATCCCGGGCTTTCTGAACGCTGCCTTTCCCACGGCGTTTCCCGACGTGGCCGAAGGCTTTAAAACCATCTACACCTACGCCTGGTTCGTGGGCGTGGCCATCGCCGCAGTCGTCTACGGCGTCATGATGAAGGGCAAGGTGGCGGCACGCGTGCAGCAGGCGCCGCAGTCCTGATCTTTTCGAGAAGGAGACAAGATGACTACATTGATACGTGGCGGTACCGTCGTCAACGCCGACCGCGCGTTTCGCGCCGATGTGCTGATCGAGGGCGACACGATTGCCGCCGTCGGCGAGAACTTGCCGGTGCCGGTGGGCGCTACCGTGATCGACGCGGGTGGCCTGTACGTGATGCCGGGCGGGATCGACACGCACACGCACATGAATTTGCCCTTCATGGGCACCGTGACGTCGGACGATTTTTTCACGGGCACGGCGGCGGGACTGGCCGGCGGCACCACCACCATCATGGACTTTGTCATTCCCGCGCCCAAGCAGTCGCTGATCGAGGCGTATCACCAGTGGCGCGCATGGTCGGCCAAGGCGGCCGGCGACTACACCTTCCACGTGGCGATCACCTGGTGGAGCGAGCAGGTTCATGAAGAGATGGGAGTGCTGGTGCGCGAGCATGGCGTAAACAGCTTCAAGCACTTCATGGCCTACAAGAACGCCATCATGGCCGACGATGAAACGCTGGTGAAAAGCTTTACCCGCTCGCTGGAGCTGGGCGCGCTGCCCACCGTGCATGCGGAAAATGGCGAGCTGGTTTTTCAATTGCAGCAAGCCTTGCTCAAGAAGGGGATCACCGGGCCGCAGGCGCACCCGCTGTCGCGTCCACCGGCCGTGGAAGCGGAGGCGGCCAACCGCGCCATCGCGATTGCCAATGTCCTCAATACCCCCGTGTACATCGTGCACGTCTCGTGCGCCGAGTCGCTCGACGCCATCACGCGGGCGCGCGCCAACGGCCAGCGCGTATATGGCGAAGCGCTGGCGGGCCACCTGGTGATCGACGACAGCGTGTATCAGAGCGATGATTTCGATTATGTGGCGGGCCACGTCATGAGCCCGCCGTTTCGCGGCAAGCACCATCAATCGGCACTGTGGCACGGCCTGCAAAGCGGCAACCTGCACACGACGGCCACCGATCACTGCACCTTTTGCGCCGGGCAGAAGGCGGCCGGCAAGGATGACTTCACGCGCATCCCGAACGGCTGCGGCGGCGTCGAGGAACGCATGGCCGTGGTGTGGGACGCTGGCGTCAATTCCGGCATGCTCACGCCGTCCGAATTCGTCAAGGTCAGTTCCACCAACGCGGCGCAGATCTTCAATATGTATCCGCGCAAGGGCCTCATCGCCGCAGGCAGCGATGCCGACATCGTGCTGTGGGACCCGCAGGGCACGCGCACCATTTCCGCCGCCACGCAGTTCGCCAAAGGGGGCTTCAACGTCTTCGAAGGTCGCACCGTGCGCGGCATCCCCCGCACCACGATTGCCGCCGGCAAGGTGGTGTTCCACCAGGGCGAGCTGACGGCCGTCGAAGGGGCAGGGCGCTATATCGAGCGCCCCGCGTTTGCCGCCACCACCGCATGAAGTCAGGAGACAATAATGGATGATCTACGCATCAATGGCGAACGGCTGTGGGCAGCCCTGATGGAACTGGCGCAGATCGGCGCGACAGCGAAAGGCGGCGTCAAGCGCCTGGCCCTGACTGATCTGGACAAACAGGGGCGCGACCTGGTGGTACGCTGGGGCACGGAGGCGGGCATGAGCATCACCATCGACCAGATCGGCAATGTCTTCATGCGCCGCGACGGCACCGACAATACCCTGCCGCCCGTGATGACGGGCAGCCATATCGACACGCAGCCCACGGGCGGCAAGTTCGATGGCAATTACGGCGTGCTGGCGGGCCTGGAAGTGGTGCGTACCCTGAACGACCTCAATATCAAGACGCGATCGCCCATCGAGGTGGCGTTCTGGACCAACGAGGAAGGCTCGCGCTTCGTGCCCGTGATGATGGGTTCCGGCGTCTTTTGCGGCGCCTTCTCGCTCGAAACCGCGTATGCGGCGAAAGACACGGAAGGCAAAACGGTGGGCGAGGAGCTGGCGCGCATCGGATACAAGGGCGAGCAGGTGCCGGGAAATCACCCCATCGGCGCCTACTTTGAAACGCATATCGAACAGGGTCCCGTGCTGGAAGACGCCGATAAAGTCATCGGCGTGGTGCCGGCCGTGATGGGACTGTCCTGGTACGATTGCGTGGTGAGGGGCATGGAAGCGCATGCTGGTCCCACGCCCATGGGTTTGCGCAAGGACGCGCTGCAGGTGGCCACCGTCATCATGCAGGAAGTCGTCGCCATTGCCAACCGCTACCCGCCGTATGGACGCGGCACGGTGGGCATGGTGCAGGTGTTCCCGAACAGCCGCAACGTGATCCCCGGCGAAGTGACATTCAGCATCGACCTGCGCAATGTGAACGATGAACTGCTCAACACCATGCATGGCGAGATCACGGCTTTTATTGACGCCACGCGCGAAAAAACAGGCTTGGGCATTTCACTGGAAAGGGTGTCCTATTACCCGCCATGCCCGTTCCACCCCGACTGCGTGGGCGCCGTGCGCAATGCCACCGCAAAGCTCGGTTATTCCGTGATGGACGTGGTGTCGGGCGCCGGCCACGACGCCATCTACGCGGCCAGGCTGGCACCGGCCGGCATGATCTTCGTGCCGTGCAAGGACGGCATCAGCCACAATGAAATCGAGGACGCCAGGCCCGAGCACCTGGAAGCGGGCTGCAATGTGCTGCTGCACGCGATGCTGGAGCGGGCCGTGGCCGTCTAGCTGCGCTAGCGCGGCGCGGCGGTGCTATGCTGGGCGCCTTGCGATCAGGGGCAACCGGCAATGAGCACTCTCCATTTCGATAACGAAGTCAACCCTGCCGCCGTGCATGCGGCGCGCGGCGGCGAGCTGCTGGCCAGTGGCGATGCGGCCGGCGCCGAAACCTGTTTCCAGCAGGCGCTGGTCTTCGACGCCGGGCATGTATTCGCCCTGGCCAACCTGGCCTGGATGCGTGGACAGGAAGGCTTGCTGGCAGAAGCGGAAAGCTATTACCTGCGCGCGCTGGCGCAAGCGCCCGATGACGTGCATCTGCTGCAGAACCTGGGCGCGCTGCTGATGACGATGCGTCGCCCGGTGGAGGCCGAGCGCATCGACCGGCGCGTGCTGGCGCTGGCGCCGGAAATGCCTTCCGCCTGGTCCAACCTGGGCGCGCTGCTGGCCGCCATGCAGCGCGAGACCGAGGCCGAACGCTGCTACCGCCATGCCATCGCACTCGATGGCGACTACGCCAATGCGCGCTACAACTTGTCGTATCTGCTGCTGCGCCAGGGCCGCCTGGCGGAAGGCTGGCAGATGCTCGAAGCGCGGCCGCAGCCGACCATGTTTGGCGCGTATTTTCGCTTTCCCCGCTGGCAGGGCGAGCCGCTTGCCGGCCAGTCGCTGCTGATCTGTCCCGAGGCGGGCATGGGCGACATGCTGCAGCTGTGCCGCTATGCATCCTGCCTGCGCCAACTGGGCGCGGCGCGCATCTCGCTGCTATGTCATGCGCCGCTCAAGACGCTGCTGCTAGACCTGCCGGAGATAGACGAAGTATTCGCCATCGGCGAGACCGTGCCGGACGACGGCTGGAATTACTGGGCACCGATCCTGAGCCTGCCCGGTCTATGCGGCACCACCCTGGAGACAATTCCGGCCCAGTTGCCGTATCTGTGGGCGCAGCCGCAGGCCGTCGCGGCGTGGCGTGCGCGCCTGCCGGCGGCACCACTGCGCGTGGGCCTGGCCTGGCGCGGCAATGCGCAATTTGAAAACGACGATGCGCGTTCGCTGGCCACGCTCGACGTGCTGGCGCCACTGAGCGCGGTGGACGGCGTGCAGTTTGTCAGCCTGCAGAAGGGTGCCGGCGAAAATGACACATCGGCATCACTCGCCCTGGTCGCCGGCGGCGCGGCGCTCGGTGATATGGCCGATACGGCGGCGCTGGTCGCCAACCTGGACCTGGTCATCAGCGTGGATACGGCCGTGGCCCATCTGGCCGGGGCGCTGGGCAAGCCGTGCTGGCTGCTGCTGCCCGACTACCTGCCGGACTGGCGCTGGATGGCCGGGCGCCTCGATACGCCCTGGTATCCCACGATGCGGCTGTTCCGCCAGCCTGCGACAGGTGGCTGGCAACCCTTGATTGGCCATCTTGCGCAGGAACTGGCGCGCTGGCGCCAGGCGCACGGCTAGGCTTTTGGCTGGAAATTCCGCAAGAAATGCAGCAGGGCTTGCGCCGCGATGTCGGCGTCGTCTGCCGTCATGGTTTCCAGCGGGTTGTGGCTGATGCCGCCATTGCCGCAGCGCGTAAACAGCATGGCCACGTCGGTGATGGCGGCCATGGCCATGGCGTCGTGGCCGGCGCCCGACAGCAGCGCGTATGGTTCGATGCCGACCGATTGCACGGCTTGCGCCAGCTGCGCCATCAGCCAGGGCGCGCACGGCGCCGCGCGCGCCGACAGCAGCAGTTCCAGCTGGTACTCGATCTGGCGCCGCGCGCAGATGGCGGCGATGCCATCGAGGATGTCGTCGACGGCCGCCTGGCGTACCGCGTCGCTCGCTGCGCGGATATCGAGCGACAGGGTGCAGGCGCCGGCGATCACGTTGACGGAGCCGTTGGGCACCTGCAGCTGCCCCACGGTACCCACCAGCGCCTCGCCCTGGTTGCAGCGCTGTTCCACCAGCAGGATGATTTCGGCCGCCGCGCTGGCCGCATCCTTGCGCATGCTCATGGGCGTGGTGCCCGCGTGGCTGGCCACGCCGCCAAGATTGAGCAGGTAGCGCGAGCTGCCGGCGATCGCCGTGACGATGCCCAGCGGCAGGTCGCGCTCGAGCAGCACGGGGCCCTGTTCGATATGCACTTCCACGTAGCCGAGCAAGCTGGCAGGGTCGCGCGCGATGGCGCCGATGGCGCTCGCCTCGTGACCGGCGGCGGCCAGCGCGTCGCGCATGCTCACGCCATCGGCATCGACCTGCTCCAGCAGCGACACGTCGAACCTGCCCGTGACGGCCGTGCTGCCCAAAAACGTGCTCTTGAAGCGCACGCCTTCTTCCTCGGCGAAGCCGACCACCTCGAAGTGGAAGGGCAGCTTTTCGCCCCGTTCGTGCAGGTGGCGCACGACGGCGATCGGCAGCACGATGCCCAGCCGGCCATCGTACTTGCCGCCGTTGCGTACCGTGTCGTAATGCGATCCCGTCATCAGCGTCTTTGCGCCGGGTAGGTCGGACAGATAGCGGCCGACCACGTTGCCGACGGCGTCGATGTGCACCTGCATGCCGGCCTCCCGCATCCAGTCGGCCAGCTGCGCGGCAGTTCTCTGGTGCGCCGGCGTCAGGTAGGCGCAGGTCAGGTTGTAATCGCTGTCGCTCCAGCCGGCCAGCGTTTCCGCGTGCTGCATGATGGCCGGACCGAAATCGAGGCGCACGTCGAACAGCTCGTTCAGGCGCAGCTCGGCGATGCGCTTGATCTGCCGCAGCGATTCGGCCAGTTCATCGGCGCGCCGGTTCTTCAGGCGCCGCGCAAAGGTGCTGATGATGTCCTGGCGCGTCAAACCCTCGCCCGTCGGGCCCTTGACGGCCAGGATGAAGGGGAAGCCGAACCTGGCGTTGTAGTCGCTATTGAGGCGCTGCAGGGTGGCAAATTCGTCGGCGCTGCACCGGTTCAGGCCGGACTTGGCCTGTTCGCGCGTCGATTCCATCGTCAGCTGTCCCGCGACGGCGGCCTTGCCGGCCAGTTCGGGGTGGGCGCGTATCAGCCCCAGTTGTTCTTCGGACGAGGCCACGGCCAGCACGCGCTGCAATTCCGTCTTGAGCGCCGTCAGGCTGGCAAACGGCCGCGCGGCAGCTGCGCGCTGGGCGATCCAGGGCGAATGTTCGTAGATGCCATGCAGCCGTGCGATAAAATCGGCCTGGCTGCCGGCGTTCAGGTCTGAAAGGGTGGTCATGGTTTTCCGATCATGCAAGCGGTGATGATAGCGCCCCGTTCCTGTCTCCATTATATGCGCGTGCTGATAGCGGCTATCGCTGCACCAGCGCCTTGGCGGCCGCGCTGACCTGGTCGCGCAGCCATTTGTGCTCGGGCGCCTGGTGCACGCGCTGGTGCCACAGCTGGTAAAAGCGCATCGGCGGGAATTTCAAGGGCACGGTATACGTTTTCAGCGGCAGGGTCTTTTCATAGAAGCGCATGAACTGGCGGCCCGTGGTCAGTACCAGGTCCGTCTGCGTCAGCATGTAGGGGATCAGGCCGAAATATGCCGATTCCACCACCACGTTGCGCTGCAGGTTTTGCCGCTCCAGGAAGGAGTCGATCACGCCGTGGTAGCCCGGCATCATCTGCGACGGCGCCACGTGGGGCAGGCTCAGATAGTCGTCGAGCGTCATGGCGTCGCTGGCCGTGCGGCGCGCATAGGCGTTTTCCGCATGCATGGCGCAGACGATGGGGTCTTCGAACAGCTTCGAAATGTGCAGATGCGCGGGCGGCTCGTCCCAGTTGGCGATGACCAGGTCCAGACCTCCGTCGGACAATTGGCGGATATGGTCGATGCCCGGTCCCAGGCTGTGCAGCACGACGCGGCTTTTCGGCGAACCGCGGCGCAGCAGAGCCACCACGTTGGGCAGGAACTGGCTGTCCAGGTAGTCGGGCGCGGCGATATGGAAGGTGCGTGCCTCTTCCTGCGCCACAAACGGCGTCTTCTTGATGAACAGGCTCTCCGTCTGGTCGAGGATGCGCTTGGCCGGATTGAGCAGGCTTTCGCCATGCTGGGTGGGCACCATGCCGCGCGCGCCGCGCACCAGCAGCGGATCGCCCGTCAATTCTCTAAGCTTGCGCAGGGAGGCGGAAATCGACGGCTGCGGCTGGTTGAGTTTCAGCGCCACGCGCGAGACATTCTTTTCCACCAGCAGCAGGTAGAGGATGCGGATCAGGTGCAGGTCGAGGTGTTGCGGCAGGCTGGACATGGGCTGGTGGCTCTGTTGTATATCGAATCGAATATGTCAAATATACGATATTTTTCATGTGAAGGGCGGTAAATCCGTTTATCTTGTGTAGATTGGCACGAATATGGGTTCGGTCTGACTAGAGGAAATTTATGGAAGTATTTGCCTACCTGATTCCGTACGGCCTTGAGTGGCTCAACCTGATCGTCCGCTGGCTGCACGTCATCACGGGCATCGCCTGGATCGGCGCTTCCTTTTATTTCGTCTGGCTCGACAACTCGATCCGCCCGCCCGCACCCGGTTCCGAGCTGGCGAAGAAGGGCGTGTCGGGAGAACTGTGGGCCGTGCATGGCGGCGGCTTCTACAACCCGCAAAAATATCTGCTGGCGCCCGCCGAATTGCCGAAGGAACTGCACTGGTTCAAGTGGGAAGCGTATTCCACCTGGCTGTCCGGCTTTGCGCTGCTGACCATCGCGTATTACTTCAATGCCCAGGCCATGATGATCGACAAGGCCGTGGCCGATATCTCCAGCGGCCAGGCCGTCGGCATCGGCATCGCCACCCTCGTCATCGGCTGGACCGTCTACGACCTGCTATGCCGCTCGAAGCTGGCGCAGTATGAATTGTGGTTCGGCGTGACGGTGTTTGCGCTGATCGTCGGCGCCGCCTACGTGCTCACGCATTTGCTCAGCGGGCGCGCCGCCTACATCCACGTGGGCGCCATGATCGGCACCATCATGGTGGCCAATGTACTGATGCTGATCATTCCCGGCCAGCGCAAGATGGTCGAGGCCATGGCCGCTGGCAAGCTGCCCGATCCGAAGCACGGCCTGAAGGCCAAGCAGCGCAGCGTGCATAACAATTATTTTACCTTGCCGGTGCTGTTCATCATGATCAGCAACCACTACGCGATGACTTATCGCAACGACCACGCATGGCTGGTGCTGGCGCTGATCATGGCGGCCGGCGTCTTCATCCGCCACTTTTTCAACCTGCGCCACAAGGGCCGTGTCGAGTGGCGCTATCCGGCCATCGGCGTGGCCTTGCTGCTGGCCGTGGCCGTGGCCATCGCGCCGAAAGCGCCGGTGGCCGTGGCGGCCGCACCGGCGGTGGACCCTGTCGCGCAGTTCAAGAGCGTGCATGCCATCATCGCCCAGCGCTGCGCCACCTG
Above is a genomic segment from Janthinobacterium sp. 64 containing:
- the preA gene encoding NAD-dependent dihydropyrimidine dehydrogenase subunit PreA, with product MADLSIEFCGIKSPNPFWLASAPPTDKAYNVVRAFEAGWGGVVWKTLGEDPAAVNVSSRYSALYGKNREVVGFNNIELITDRSLEINLREITQVKKDWPDRAMIVSLMLPCEEHYWADILPKVEATGADGIELNFGCPHGMPERGMGAAVGQVPEYVQMVTAWCKKHSKLPVIVKLTPNITDVRMPARAAKAGGADAVSLINTINSITSLDLDRMVALPIVGGASTHGGYCGAAVKPIALNMVAEIARDPQTRGLPISGIGGIGNWRDAAEFLALGAGCVQVCTAAMLHGFRIVEEMKDGLSRWMDEKGYERISDFSGKAVANTTDWKYLDMNYQVIAQINQDDCIKCGKCYVACEDTSHQSIAQLIDAAGTRTYEVIKDECVGCNLCEITCPVQGCITMVPQATGKPYMNWTQDPRNPRTLAETA
- a CDS encoding NCS1 family nucleobase:cation symporter-1, with the translated sequence MNHDYSGNTQLWNEDLAPTTAAQRTWRWYHFAALWVGMVMCIPAYTLSASLIDSGMSGYQAVLTVFLANAIVLLPMLLIGHAGTKYGIPYAVLARASFGTMGARVPALMRAIVACGWYGIQTWFGGQMIYTLMGVLMGHELGGDKIAGLGINASQLLCFLAFWAIQFYYILHGMESIRKLETYTAPLKILICFVLLYWVHSKAGGVGALLDQPSQFIPGGKKAGQFWSVFWPSLTAMVGFWATLALNIPDFTRFAKTQRDQVIGQSVGLPVPMGLLAMLAVIVTAGSVVMYGKAIWDPVDLASRMTGAAVLVALIILLIDTVSVNLAANLVGPAYDFSSLAPKQISYKMGGYITAFIAIVMMPWKVLESTQGYIFTWLIGYSALLGPIAGILIVDYYFVRKTQLDVKQLYRDDGVYSYGNGWNMAALIAFVIAVLPNIPGFLNAAFPTAFPDVAEGFKTIYTYAWFVGVAIAAVVYGVMMKGKVAARVQQAPQS
- the hydA gene encoding dihydropyrimidinase; amino-acid sequence: MTTLIRGGTVVNADRAFRADVLIEGDTIAAVGENLPVPVGATVIDAGGLYVMPGGIDTHTHMNLPFMGTVTSDDFFTGTAAGLAGGTTTIMDFVIPAPKQSLIEAYHQWRAWSAKAAGDYTFHVAITWWSEQVHEEMGVLVREHGVNSFKHFMAYKNAIMADDETLVKSFTRSLELGALPTVHAENGELVFQLQQALLKKGITGPQAHPLSRPPAVEAEAANRAIAIANVLNTPVYIVHVSCAESLDAITRARANGQRVYGEALAGHLVIDDSVYQSDDFDYVAGHVMSPPFRGKHHQSALWHGLQSGNLHTTATDHCTFCAGQKAAGKDDFTRIPNGCGGVEERMAVVWDAGVNSGMLTPSEFVKVSSTNAAQIFNMYPRKGLIAAGSDADIVLWDPQGTRTISAATQFAKGGFNVFEGRTVRGIPRTTIAAGKVVFHQGELTAVEGAGRYIERPAFAATTA
- a CDS encoding Zn-dependent hydrolase, which produces MDDLRINGERLWAALMELAQIGATAKGGVKRLALTDLDKQGRDLVVRWGTEAGMSITIDQIGNVFMRRDGTDNTLPPVMTGSHIDTQPTGGKFDGNYGVLAGLEVVRTLNDLNIKTRSPIEVAFWTNEEGSRFVPVMMGSGVFCGAFSLETAYAAKDTEGKTVGEELARIGYKGEQVPGNHPIGAYFETHIEQGPVLEDADKVIGVVPAVMGLSWYDCVVRGMEAHAGPTPMGLRKDALQVATVIMQEVVAIANRYPPYGRGTVGMVQVFPNSRNVIPGEVTFSIDLRNVNDELLNTMHGEITAFIDATREKTGLGISLERVSYYPPCPFHPDCVGAVRNATAKLGYSVMDVVSGAGHDAIYAARLAPAGMIFVPCKDGISHNEIEDARPEHLEAGCNVLLHAMLERAVAV
- a CDS encoding tetratricopeptide repeat protein encodes the protein MSTLHFDNEVNPAAVHAARGGELLASGDAAGAETCFQQALVFDAGHVFALANLAWMRGQEGLLAEAESYYLRALAQAPDDVHLLQNLGALLMTMRRPVEAERIDRRVLALAPEMPSAWSNLGALLAAMQRETEAERCYRHAIALDGDYANARYNLSYLLLRQGRLAEGWQMLEARPQPTMFGAYFRFPRWQGEPLAGQSLLICPEAGMGDMLQLCRYASCLRQLGAARISLLCHAPLKTLLLDLPEIDEVFAIGETVPDDGWNYWAPILSLPGLCGTTLETIPAQLPYLWAQPQAVAAWRARLPAAPLRVGLAWRGNAQFENDDARSLATLDVLAPLSAVDGVQFVSLQKGAGENDTSASLALVAGGAALGDMADTAALVANLDLVISVDTAVAHLAGALGKPCWLLLPDYLPDWRWMAGRLDTPWYPTMRLFRQPATGGWQPLIGHLAQELARWRQAHG
- a CDS encoding allantoate amidohydrolase codes for the protein MTTLSDLNAGSQADFIARLHGIYEHSPWIAQRAAAARPFASLTALKTELQRVLAVASSEEQLGLIRAHPELAGKAAVAGQLTMESTREQAKSGLNRCSADEFATLQRLNSDYNARFGFPFILAVKGPTGEGLTRQDIISTFARRLKNRRADELAESLRQIKRIAELRLNELFDVRLDFGPAIMQHAETLAGWSDSDYNLTCAYLTPAHQRTAAQLADWMREAGMQVHIDAVGNVVGRYLSDLPGAKTLMTGSHYDTVRNGGKYDGRLGIVLPIAVVRHLHERGEKLPFHFEVVGFAEEEGVRFKSTFLGSTAVTGRFDVSLLEQVDADGVSMRDALAAAGHEASAIGAIARDPASLLGYVEVHIEQGPVLLERDLPLGIVTAIAGSSRYLLNLGGVASHAGTTPMSMRKDAASAAAEIILLVEQRCNQGEALVGTVGQLQVPNGSVNVIAGACTLSLDIRAASDAVRQAAVDDILDGIAAICARRQIEYQLELLLSARAAPCAPWLMAQLAQAVQSVGIEPYALLSGAGHDAMAMAAITDVAMLFTRCGNGGISHNPLETMTADDADIAAQALLHFLRNFQPKA
- a CDS encoding LysR substrate-binding domain-containing protein; the encoded protein is MSSLPQHLDLHLIRILYLLLVEKNVSRVALKLNQPQPSISASLRKLRELTGDPLLVRGARGMVPTQHGESLLNPAKRILDQTESLFIKKTPFVAQEEARTFHIAAPDYLDSQFLPNVVALLRRGSPKSRVVLHSLGPGIDHIRQLSDGGLDLVIANWDEPPAHLHISKLFEDPIVCAMHAENAYARRTASDAMTLDDYLSLPHVAPSQMMPGYHGVIDSFLERQNLQRNVVVESAYFGLIPYMLTQTDLVLTTGRQFMRFYEKTLPLKTYTVPLKFPPMRFYQLWHQRVHQAPEHKWLRDQVSAAAKALVQR
- a CDS encoding urate hydroxylase PuuD, which codes for MEVFAYLIPYGLEWLNLIVRWLHVITGIAWIGASFYFVWLDNSIRPPAPGSELAKKGVSGELWAVHGGGFYNPQKYLLAPAELPKELHWFKWEAYSTWLSGFALLTIAYYFNAQAMMIDKAVADISSGQAVGIGIATLVIGWTVYDLLCRSKLAQYELWFGVTVFALIVGAAYVLTHLLSGRAAYIHVGAMIGTIMVANVLMLIIPGQRKMVEAMAAGKLPDPKHGLKAKQRSVHNNYFTLPVLFIMISNHYAMTYRNDHAWLVLALIMAAGVFIRHFFNLRHKGRVEWRYPAIGVALLLAVAVAIAPKAPVAVAAAPAVDPVAQFKSVHAIIAQRCATCHSAQPTQAGFATAPAGMMLDNETQIRQHAAQIYKQAIELKAMPIGNLTNMTEAERSELGAWLQQTMQGAK